In Capra hircus breed San Clemente chromosome 5, ASM170441v1, whole genome shotgun sequence, the DNA window tgaccattatatctattaatgTGGGTAAGAATTCCTTAGGAAAAATgaagtagccttcatagtcaacagaagagtctgaaatgcagtacttgagtgcaaactcaaaaacaaaatgatctgtttccaaggcaaaccattcaatagcagagcaatccaagtctatgccccaaccattaatgctgaagaagctgaagttgaacggttctatgaagacctacaagaccttctagaactaaacccctcaaaagatattcttttcatcaTTGGGGACTAGAATgtagaagtaggaagtcaaaagatacctggactAATGGGCAAGTTTGGACTTGGTGTACAAAATGaggcaaggcaaaggccaacagagttttACAAAGAGAAcccattggtcatagcaaacaccctcttccaacaacacaagagatgactctacacatggacatcaccagatgatcaataccaaaatcatattgattatattctttgcagccaaagatggagaagctctatatggtcagcaaaaacaagaccaggagctgactgtggctcagaccatgaactttttattgccaaattcagacttaaattgaagaaagtagggaaaaccactaggccattcaagtatgacctaaatcaaatcccttatgattataaaggtgaagtgacaaatagattcaagggattagatctgatagagtgcctgaagaactatggacagaagttcataacattgttcAGGAGTTCAGCTCagtccgttcagtcactcagtcaagtccgactctttgtaaccccatggactgcagcatgccaggcttccctgtccatcaccaaattccagagcttgctcaaagcattctttgtagtccaactctcacatccatatatgactactggaaaaaccacagctttaactagatgaacctttgtcagcaaagtaatgtctctgttttttaatatgctgtctaggttggtcataacttttcttccaaggagcaaatgtctgttaacttcatggctgcagtcaccatctacagtgattttgaagcccctaaaagtaaagtctgatactgtttccactgtttccccaactatttgccatgaagtgatgggaccagatgccatgatcttcgttttatgaatgttgagctttaagccaactttttcgctctcctctttcactttcatcaagaggctctttagttcttctttgctttcttccataagggtggtgtcatttgcatatctgaggttattgatatttctcctggtaatcttgattccagcttgtgcttcatccaacccagcatttctcatgatgtagtctgcatataaattcaataagcagggtggccatatacagacttgacgtactcctttacctatttggaaccagtctgttgctccatgtcccattctaactgttgcttcttgacctgcatacaaatttctcagaaagcaggtcaggtagtctggtattccaatctcttgaagaattttccacagttgattgtgatccacacagtcaaaggctttggaatagtcaataaagcagaagtagatgtttttctggaactctcctgctctattgatgatccagaggatgttgacaatttgatctctggttcctctgcattttctaaatccagcttgaacatctggaagttcatggttcatgtattgttgaagccttgcttggggaatcttgagcattactttgctagtgtgggaGATGAGTGCGGTTatagtaatttgagcattctttggcattgcttttctttgggaacaAAATTAAAACCGACTTTTACCAGTCCTGtgttcactgctgagttttccaaatttgccggcatattgaatgcggcactttcacagcatcatcttttagaattttaaatagctacactggaattccatcatctctactagttttgttcatagtgatgtttcctaaggcccacttgacttcacattccaagatgtctggctccaggtcacaccattgtggttatctgggtcatgaagatcttttttgtatagttcttctctgtattgttgccacctctttttaatatcttctgcttctgttacgtccataccatttctatcctttattgtgcccatctttgcatgaaatgttctcttggtatctctaattttcttgaagatatctttagtctttcccattctattgtcttcctctatttctttgcgttgatcactgaggaaggctttcttatctctcctgctattctctggaactctgcattcaaatggatatatttttccttttctcttttgccttttgcatcctttcttttctccattatttgtaaggccccctcagacagccagtttgcctttttgtatttctttttcttttcttttcttttgcatttcttttcttgatcactacctcctgtacaatggcatgaacctccgtccatagttcttcaggcactctgtctacctgatctaattccttgaatctattctcacttccactgtataattgtaagggatttgatttaggtcatacctgaatggtctagtggttttccctactttcttcaagttaagtctgaattcggcaataaaaaaattcattatcTGACTCACAGTCAGCCCCCCTCTTGTTTTTGTATTGGTTATCAACAACCAGTTTTTATCGTGTGTTGGTTTTCCTGGGGTCCCCAAGAAAATCTTAGATGTTTTTGATAAGAAACTCATGAATTCTTTCTTTGTAAATCTGGCATGTGTATtgggttttaaaattttactcacCAACAACAAAATTTGTTGAACACAAATTACGGGGAGGTTAAATAGGGAAAAGTTGCAACACaatatgtttttatttgcatGCTGGCAAATgagaattattattttgtttcaacATCAGGTAAGAGATAACCCATCCCACAAATGTGAGTGCAAGGACACAGAGTGCATGAAGAAAAGTCAATATGAGCtgttaagtaagtaagtaagtaaagtcactcaattgtgtccgactctttgtgatgctgtggactgcagcccaccaggttcctcagtccatgggattctccaggcaagaatactggaatgggttgccatttccttctccagaggatcttcctgacccagggatcaaacctgggtctcctgcattgaaggcagatgctttaacctctgagccaccaggaaagccctatgaGCTGTTAGGTAATAGCAATTATTACATCAAGACAGTACTGAGCTCTTTCATTTACATATGCTGATACCTTCCTGCTTGACATTGGTCACAGAAGTTAAAAGAAGCAAGAACTTCACTGCACATCTCCAAATCAGCTGCACAAAGAATTTGAGGTCAGAATATTGAAGGACTCATTACAGTGATATTagacttggcttttttttttttttctagacatGATAACTCTACTATCAACCATTTTTTCCATCCTAGTTATAATACAATTTGTTCTGGGAAATTTTGCCAATGGCTTTTTAGATCTGGTGAGCTGCGTTGACTGGGTTAAGAGACAAAAGATCTCCTCAACTGATGTGATTGTCAGTGCTATGGCAGTCTCCAGAATTGTTTTGCTCTGTGTAATGTTAATACATTGGTATTAtattttgcttcatccagctttaTATGGTTTTAAAATAAGAACTATTGTTCATGTTGCCTGGACAATAAGCAATCATTATAGCACCTGGCTTGCTACTAGCCtcagtatattttatttgttgaagaTAGCCAATTTCTCCAGCCTAACTTTTCTTCACCTGAAGTTGAGAGTTAGAAGTGTAGTCCTCATGATGCTTCTGGGAACTTCATTCATTTTGGTTTTACAAGTTGTAGTTATAAGTGTAAGTGGGACTATGCAGAGAAGTGAATTTGAAAGAAACCACACAGAAGACCAAACTGAGGGATATTTTATGGCTTTCACATGTGACCCCACTTATTCTAGGAAACCTCAAACCCTTTACTATGTCCTTAATATCTTTTATGCTACCAATCTCTTCTCTGTGAAACATCTCAGGAAGATGCAGCTCAATGGCAAAGGATTCCAAGTTCCCAGGACCAAGATCCATACAAAAGCCATGCAAACTGTCATCTCCTTTCTCTTGCTATTTGCCTTTTACTTTCTGGTTCTAATCATATCAATCTGGAGTCCTAAAAAGTTGCATGAGGAAccgtttctcttgcttttcccaacAGTTGAAGTCATCTATCCTTCAGTCCACTCATTTTTCCTGATTTGGGGAAACAGAAAGTTAACACAGGcctttctgttgtttctgagGCAGCTGGGGTGCTGGCTGAAAGACAGGAAATAGGTGGGCATCATGTGTCTTCTATCaaaaaatgaatggatggagTCTGTCATGTTTTATACTTTCTATTCCTTTCTTAATTCTGTATGTCATTGAGTAATACCCACAGGTTTACCTAGAGAAGCTTTTCACCAAAGCTTATCACAAaaagtgtatttgtgtgtgtgtttaagaaaaATGGTGTTTACTTTACCATTAActaagggaaagactagagatctcttcaagaaaattagagataccaagggaacatttcatgcaaagatgggctcaataaaggacagaagtggtatggacctaacagaagcagaaaatattaagaagagatggcaagaacacaaagaagaactgtacaaaaaggatcttcacgacttggataatcacaatggtgtgattactcatctagagccagacatcctggaatgtgaagtcaagtgggccttggaaagcatcactacgaacaaagctagtggaggtgatggaattccagttgagctattccaaatcctgaaagatgatgctgtgaaagtgctgtactcactatgccagcaaatttggaaaactcagcagtggccacagcagtggaaaaggtcagttttcattccaatcccaaagaaaggcaatgccaaagaatgctcaaactaccacacaattgcactcatctcacacgctagtaaagcaatgctcaaaattctccaagccaggcttcagcaatacgtgaaccgtgaacttcctgatatggtttttgaaaaggcagaggaaccagagatcaaattgccagcatctgctggatcatggaaaaagcaagagagttccagaaaaacatctatttctgctttattgactatgccaaagactttgactgtgtggatcacaataaactgtggaaaattctgaaagagatgggaataccagactacctaacctgcctcttgagaaatctgtatgcaggccaggaagcaacagttagaactggatatggaacaacagactggttccaaataggaaaaggagtacgtcgaggctgtatattgtcaccctgcttatttaacttctatacagagtacatcatgagaaacgctggactggaaaaagcacaagctggaatcaagattgccaggagaaatatcaataacctcagatatgcagatgacacaacccttatggaagaaagtgaagaagaactaaaaagcctcttgatgaaagtaaaagaggagagtgaaaaagttggcttaaaattcaacattcagaaaactaagattatggcatccagtgccatcactccatgggaaatagatggggaaacagtggaaacagtgtcagacttcatttttgggggctccaaaatcactgcagatggtgattgcagccatgaaattaaaagacacttactccttggaagaaaagttatgaccaacctagatagtatattcaaaagcagaaatattactttgctgactaaggtccatctagtcaagactatggtttttcctgtggtcatgtatggatgtgagagttggactgtgaagaaggctgagcgccgaagaattgatgcttttgaactgcggtgttggagaagactcttgagagtcccttggactgcaaggagatccaaccagtccattctgaaggagatcagccctgggatttctttggaaggaatgatgctaaagctgaaactccagtactttggccacctcatgcaaagagttgactcattggaaaagactttgatgcttggagggattgggggcaggaggagaaggggacgacagaggatgagatggctggatggcatcactgactcgatggatgtgagtctgagtgaatgggatgggagttggtgatgcacagagaggcctggcatgctgcgattcatggggttgcaaaaagtcagacacgactgagcgactgaactgaactgaactgaagatttttcaggtaagcgatataattttacaaaatattgtgCAGTTGATCAGGATAATGAAGCATTGTCTTTTTCACATACACCCATTGTTTGGATGGTAACTACTCTGAATTTTAAATTACACACTGAGGatgtatggatgtcagatttggactataaagaaagctgaccactgaagaattgatgcttctgaactgtggtgttggcaaagactcctGAGATTACCTTGGACTtgaaggagagccaaccagtccaccctaaaggaaatcagtcctgaatattcattggaaggactgatgctgaatctgaaactctaatactttggccacctgatgggaagagctgactcatttgaaaagaccctgatgctgggaaagattgaaggcaggaggagaaggggataacagaagatgagatggttggatggcatcagcaactcgatggacatgagtttgagtaagctctgggagttgatgatggacagggaagtttggtgtgctgcagtccttggggccgcaaagagtcagacacaactgagcaacttaaatgaactgaactgatgtatgtttGGGATAGATATTATTTCATCATGGATTCTTACTTCATAGTCAATAGAAATTAGAAATGTTGTTAGGAAAGGAGAACCACCTtgaattcaaaaataataaacattttgtgtgtattatatatgtgtgtaataaATTTCACTGAAGAATATTAGATTTTTATAAGTAGGctaaaactttagaaaaaaatgaagtccTATGATAggggtgagcttccctggtaggccagacagtaaagaatctgtctgcaatgcagagagacccaagtttgatccctggttccggaacatcacctggagaaggaaacggcaaaccactccagtattcttggctggagaattccatggacagaggagcctggcgggccccagcccatggggtcacaaagagtcagacatgactgagtgactaacacttccatgaTAGcggtgaagaagaaaaaaaataatcatgaCTTGTTTTTAATGCTGTAGCATTATGACACTCAGGAAAATAATTTCGTACAAATTTTGTATTATGATTAAAACTATATAATGAAAtgttaatatatgtaatatataatagaaGTTTTGTACCTTAGAGAATTTTTGTACTGTGTATTAGGATACATATATAGGAATGCCCCTGTCATTATTGTTCTGAGTAACTAGAATTAAGACATCACCTGGATTTCCATCATTGGTAAGATGGATATAATAGAATGCTTGTATAAAAGAATGCTATAcagcaatgaaataaaaagtagaGCTATATGATGTCAATAGAATTTAtataacaaaaaaattaacaaactagAGCTATATAGATAATAATGCACATTGGAAAttgaggagaaatatcaagattaAAAAATTCACTGGAATTCCAGACATACAAAGCTAAAAAATAGGTCGACTGGATAGTTTTCAAAGCATTACATAAGTGACAAAACTCTGAAGTAAAACAAATTAATGATTACTGTAGCAATTTGGAGTGTATGGAgggtggagagagaaaagaaataatatcaaTAGAAAGGAATATATGGGGGAGGGTCTAGATACCTGGCAAAATTCTGTATTATGAGTCAAATGTGAAAGTAGTATTAacactataatttttttattcctatgcatttgtgtttccttttaaTCTCTATAGGTATTATGTTTTACAATAACGAATATGtgtagaaagcagaaaaagaaattattaaaaataatattaacctGAAACCACATATGCTCATAGATACCACTGTAATTAGAGTTCTTTTTGAATAAAGAGAAATACAGGGTTATGGTAGTATGAAGCctgagttaaaatttaaaaataattttaattaatagaaaaaaaggaagacatgATACAAGAATTATAAATCCACATTAtttgtgccttttaaaaattattaattttaattgaaggataattgttccacaatattgtgttggtttctgccaagcatcagcatgaatcagccataggtatacatgtgttctctCCTCCTTGAACCTCCCATTAAACTTCCACCTCCCATTAAAATCTCAAATTCAaaatatcttagttttcttagacacttttgttttcaaatatccACTcactcccaggtggtgctagtggtaaagaatctgcctgccaatgcaggagattcaagagacatgagttcagtccctgggttgggaagatcccctagagtaaggaatggcaacccattcccatattcttgcctggaaaatcccacggacagaggagcctgatgggctacagttcatggtgttgcagaaagttggacacaactgagcacacacagacacacgcacctTTTGAGTGCAAAATTTAGTGAATTTCCTATGAACTAAACCtagatataaaaatatgatagtttatcttaaaattaaataacaatTTTCTGCTTCCATCCATAATCAATTGCACActaagaatgtgtgtgtatgtgtatgcacacatgtgtTGATGcatatgtttttgttgttataaattttttagttccttgttagagaaaaaaagacatagaAAGGTAAATTTGGTAAAACTCAATACACATTCAGTggaatgtttgaaaatatttgtgcATATGTTGTTGTACATTGACTGCTTAATAAATTACCTAGATTTAACCACAGTAGCTAGAAACATAAATAAGCAGGTGAGAGAACTTAGCTTGCTAATGATGGTATTAAAGTATGAAAGAAGATTGTATAGTGTATTATTGTATATATATCTTCATTTCCAtatgaaaacaataaaagcaaAGTACTTTTTGAGGTAACTTTAGCCATAATTGTCAGAATGtaagtaaaggaaaataacagCAAGTAAATCATTAGAGTATGTCAGTTTGACATTGTTCTTGATGACATAGTAGGTAATGATAGTCTTTCATGCTAGCTCTGATGCTGAGCATGATTGAAGTACCTAATAGGAAAGATTGGCTAGTGTTCACCTGTCACAGTGAATTTTGCCACTTTGAAAACTGGATGATATCACATCTATCAGAGTTCTCCCGTTTCACTGCTGCTATCGTCATTATCATGAGCTATGTCATTTAGTGATGCTTATAAATGTAATTTGGACAATATCTATGTAATTTCCTAAAGATTAACATTATCTTGGCCTAGTGAAGAGAAAAATTTAAGTCAAAATgagtatatttataaattaaaaattttagtttaacATGTATTACTTgcacaaattatttcatttactaaattaaattcctttaataaaaaagataaagtaaATAACCTTTATGAGCAAGCTCTTAACAGAGGGCTTTAGAgtgtgctccagtattcttgcctgaagaatcccatggacagagggctacggtccatagggtcgcaaagagttggacatgaccgaaacGATTGAGCACGCGTAGGATACCTATAGGATGGTGTCATTGTCATTGATATACTATAGTTTGCTCATTTGAATGGTGTTTTGAGATCAAGTTTTGTTCCTTGACTTTCCCCATAATGACAGACAAGCTATTATAAGAGAAAAGTTACTTACATTATCTCTAGTAAATGAGGTTTTTGAGAAGCAAATATGATGTCAAAGACAAGAATATTTGTAATATATAGGGATATATCTAGCAAATACTGATTACTATTATTATAATCATCAGAAGGAAGATTATTCTGGTAAAAATAGTATGTTTCCTTTAAACTTCAATTACTGAGATTCACTTGtaagaagttatttttaatttttgaattattttcagttGCCTACCTTCTTTCACCTAGACCAAGTTGAATTATTGTTactttttatgtgttttcttctttgattctaCAGTCAATTGAGGCTGCTGGTTACAAAGATGATGATAAAATTTTATTCCCAAAATCACAACTTTAATTCTGAAAAATGGCTCTTAGAAACTCCTACTTGGGGGttttcatgctttttaaaattattttagggaACTCAGAGGTGAAAATTTGGTAGAGGATCTTTCTTGGTAACTATTTAAGTAAGCCAAATTCTATTCTTTCACACATTATAACGAAAGATTATATCAGATTTAcaataaaagaagaaacagtCACTCTTGTTGGCAGGAAAATCACATACTAAgtcattttaaagaaatcaaaatgttttTCGCAATGTTAGCTGAGGACCAGTGTGATAATAGAAGCTGGCATTTATTGCAATGGAAAGGAaaccacaataaaaacaaaaaagtacttCAAAACTATTAGTTTTCAACCCATTAATCATCAGTAGTGGTATTTGGGATGGGAGCTTTTTTCGCTCAGAAGAAATGTGAAGCACAAAAGATAAggactctattttttttaatctatgaaatTCATAGTTGGCATTTG includes these proteins:
- the LOC102179923 gene encoding LOW QUALITY PROTEIN: taste receptor type 2 member 31-like (The sequence of the model RefSeq protein was modified relative to this genomic sequence to represent the inferred CDS: inserted 3 bases in 2 codons), whose product is MITLLSTIFSILVIIQFVLGNFANGFLDLVSCVDWVKRQKISSTDVIVSAMAVSRIVLLCVMLIHWYYILLHPALYGFKIRTIVHVAWTISNHYSTWLATSLSIFYLLKIANFSSLTFLHLKLRVRSVVLMMLLGTSFILVLQVVVISVSGTMQRSEFERNXTQKTKLRDILWLSHVTPLILGNLKPFTMSLISFMLPISSLXKHLRKMQLNGKGFQVPRTKIHTKAMQTVISFLLLFAFYFLVLIISIWSPKKLHEEPFLLLFPTVEVIYPSVHSFFLIWGNRKLTQAFLLFLRQLGCWLKDRK